Proteins encoded within one genomic window of Pseudalkalibacillus sp. SCS-8:
- a CDS encoding glycoside hydrolase family 30 protein, which yields MLTKTVTHIQTAKDTGDRLQVKSPSPVESGSRTIEVQINPDRTFQKILGFGGAFTEAAAYSLSLISKEKRDEIIHRYFHPDEGLGYNFGRTHINSCDFSLGNYTYVEDGDMTLDSFSIEREKELVIPLIKYAEKVAGQSLKIVSSPWSPPHWMKSNNEMNHGGKLLEEYQPVWAEYYLRYIDAMEAEGIPIWGITIQNEPEAKQVWDSCLYTAEEERDFIKNHLGPLLHTRGKSDLKVIIWDHNRDVVYERAKTVLSDPEASKYVWGTGLHWYVSEEFENLSKVHHEFPDKHLIFTEGCIEGGVQLGAWHTGERYARNIIGDLNNYLEAWIDWNLVLNEQGGPNHVGNYCDAPVIVDTKKDEIHYNSSYFYIGHFSRYIKPGAVKVECNASDDRLQTTAFRNPTGEVVLVLLNEHEESLSVQSNVLGQMITIEMPPHSISTLLIGE from the coding sequence ATGTTAACGAAAACCGTTACGCACATCCAGACGGCAAAAGACACGGGGGACAGGCTGCAAGTGAAAAGCCCGTCTCCTGTTGAATCCGGTTCAAGAACGATAGAGGTCCAGATCAATCCAGATCGGACCTTTCAAAAAATCCTAGGGTTTGGCGGTGCTTTTACAGAGGCGGCCGCTTATTCCCTTTCACTGATCAGTAAAGAGAAGAGGGATGAAATCATCCATCGCTATTTTCATCCTGATGAGGGACTTGGCTATAATTTCGGCCGGACCCATATCAACAGCTGTGATTTTTCCTTAGGAAACTATACGTATGTTGAAGATGGAGATATGACGTTGGACAGTTTCTCAATTGAGCGAGAGAAAGAGCTTGTTATTCCGCTTATTAAATATGCGGAAAAAGTAGCTGGCCAAAGCCTGAAGATCGTTTCTTCGCCATGGAGTCCCCCTCATTGGATGAAGAGCAATAACGAAATGAATCATGGTGGTAAACTGTTGGAGGAGTACCAACCCGTCTGGGCGGAGTACTACTTAAGATACATTGATGCGATGGAAGCAGAAGGGATTCCAATCTGGGGAATCACGATTCAGAATGAACCAGAAGCAAAACAAGTTTGGGACTCATGTCTTTATACAGCAGAAGAAGAACGCGATTTCATCAAAAATCATCTCGGACCATTATTACATACAAGAGGGAAAAGCGATCTCAAGGTCATCATCTGGGATCATAATCGAGACGTGGTTTACGAACGTGCAAAAACTGTACTTTCTGACCCGGAAGCAAGCAAGTATGTTTGGGGTACTGGCTTGCATTGGTATGTGTCTGAAGAATTCGAGAATCTCTCAAAAGTTCATCACGAGTTTCCAGATAAGCATTTGATTTTTACAGAAGGTTGTATTGAAGGCGGTGTTCAGCTGGGTGCATGGCATACAGGTGAGCGATATGCCCGCAACATCATTGGAGACTTGAACAATTACTTGGAGGCCTGGATTGACTGGAATCTGGTCCTAAACGAGCAGGGTGGACCGAATCATGTCGGAAATTACTGTGATGCCCCGGTAATTGTAGATACGAAGAAGGATGAGATTCATTATAATAGCTCCTATTTTTACATTGGCCATTTCAGTAGATATATCAAACCTGGTGCGGTAAAAGTGGAATGTAATGCCTCGGATGACCGTCTTCAAACGACAGCCTTTCGAAACCCGACTGGAGAGGTCGTTCTTGTACTGCTGAACGAGCATGAAGAGTCATTATCAGTACAATCAAATGTCCTTGGTCAGATGATAACGATTGAAATGCCCCCTCACTCAATTTCGACCTTGCTTATTGGAGAATAA
- a CDS encoding carbohydrate ABC transporter permease yields the protein MVRKKAVPEKSDSKKRRTIVKGVIYALLILLAIVCFIPFLMMLVNATRTNDVILTGFTLIPGSALIENYNTMMEYVNIWNGFKNSLFISVLVTVLSGYISALTAYGFAFYTFKGKNFLFVFMLVMMMVPGQLGLIGFYELSKVLGILDTFIPLIVPAAASPFVVFFLRQYIKSTLHPSLIEAARIDGASEWKIFHTVAIPIMMPAVATMSIFTFIGSWNNYIMPLVILFSPEKYTLPVLMGFLKGSQVAQNLGSMYLGIAISVVPIMIAFLFFSKYIVNSISAGAVKE from the coding sequence ATGGTCCGAAAGAAAGCTGTGCCTGAGAAATCAGATAGTAAAAAACGCCGCACAATCGTTAAGGGAGTCATCTATGCCCTTCTCATCCTGTTGGCGATTGTCTGTTTCATCCCTTTCTTGATGATGCTTGTGAATGCGACTCGTACGAATGATGTAATCTTGACCGGTTTTACTTTGATACCTGGCAGTGCATTGATCGAAAACTACAATACGATGATGGAATATGTGAACATATGGAACGGATTTAAAAACAGCTTATTCATATCCGTTCTCGTGACCGTATTGTCAGGCTACATATCTGCCCTGACGGCTTATGGTTTCGCTTTTTATACCTTTAAGGGCAAGAACTTTCTGTTTGTATTCATGCTTGTGATGATGATGGTCCCAGGCCAACTTGGTTTGATCGGTTTCTATGAGTTGAGCAAGGTACTTGGGATACTGGATACATTCATTCCTCTAATTGTGCCTGCGGCAGCAAGTCCATTTGTCGTGTTCTTCTTGCGGCAGTATATTAAATCGACACTCCATCCTAGCTTAATCGAAGCTGCAAGAATTGATGGGGCAAGTGAGTGGAAAATCTTCCACACCGTTGCGATTCCAATCATGATGCCGGCTGTGGCAACAATGTCGATTTTTACGTTCATAGGTTCTTGGAACAATTACATCATGCCATTAGTCATCCTATTCTCACCTGAGAAGTATACCTTGCCTGTTTTGATGGGCTTCTTGAAGGGCTCCCAGGTGGCTCAGAACCTAGGATCGATGTATCTAGGCATCGCCATTTCTGTTGTTCCGATCATGATCGCCTTTTTGTTCTTCTCTAAATACATCGTTAATAGCATCTCAGCTGGAGCAGTTAAAGAATAA
- a CDS encoding sugar ABC transporter permease — protein MKKLDRYGYFFIAPFWVIFLVFSIYPVILTLYYSFTNYSGSGTAEVVGLANYKRLITDTYFVEAFVNTWKIWGINFALQITVALILAAIFSDMRVKMKGLAFFRSIFYLPNLITVSSVALLFGILLDWQHGSLNMVLLKIGLISEPINWLNEPATAQLSVSLILTWMWFGHSFIVVMAGVSGISKDYYEAALIDGASRVQTFFKITLPLLKPILLYIMITSLIGGLQLFDLPMLLTDGIGSPEGSLNTMVLYLYNQAFKYSNYGYASAVAYGLFLITVIFSAIVFKSMYRNERKQARQV, from the coding sequence ATGAAGAAACTGGATCGTTATGGATATTTTTTCATCGCACCATTCTGGGTGATCTTTCTCGTTTTTAGTATATATCCTGTCATTCTTACACTTTATTATAGCTTTACGAATTATAGCGGTAGTGGGACCGCCGAAGTGGTGGGACTTGCGAATTATAAGCGTCTTATTACAGATACGTATTTTGTAGAAGCTTTCGTCAACACCTGGAAGATTTGGGGGATCAACTTTGCACTCCAAATCACCGTCGCGTTAATATTGGCAGCCATCTTTTCTGATATGAGAGTGAAAATGAAGGGTCTGGCATTCTTCCGATCCATCTTTTACCTTCCGAATTTGATTACAGTTAGTTCTGTTGCGCTCTTGTTCGGTATATTGCTTGATTGGCAGCATGGATCCCTCAATATGGTCCTACTGAAGATCGGCCTGATCTCTGAACCGATCAATTGGTTGAATGAACCGGCTACTGCTCAACTTTCTGTTTCCTTGATTCTTACATGGATGTGGTTCGGTCACTCATTCATTGTTGTTATGGCAGGAGTATCAGGTATCTCCAAGGACTATTACGAAGCTGCTCTGATTGATGGTGCGAGCCGCGTGCAGACATTTTTCAAGATTACTCTTCCATTACTTAAGCCGATCCTTTTATACATTATGATTACATCGTTAATTGGAGGGCTTCAGCTCTTTGACCTACCAATGCTACTGACCGATGGAATCGGATCGCCTGAAGGCTCACTTAATACGATGGTTTTATATTTATACAACCAAGCTTTCAAGTATAGCAACTATGGATATGCTTCTGCTGTTGCTTATGGTTTGTTCCTTATCACCGTGATATTCTCAGCAATCGTATTCAAATCCATGTATCGCAACGAGCGTAAACAAGCGAGGCAGGTGTAG
- a CDS encoding GH1 family beta-glucosidase: protein MKFDKTFTFGTATSSYQIEGAHNEGGRTPSIWDVFCDEPGKVHEQHNGNVACDHYNRYEEDIQIIKKLGVDSYRFSIAWPRIFPAKGEYNPEGMAFYKTLARRLKEEGIKPAVTLYHWDLPMWAHEEGGWVNRDSVDWFLEYAETCFRELDGLVDSWITHNEPWCAGFLGYHQGVHAPGHTNLDEAVRAVHHMLLSHGRAVNMLKQDFNSKTPIGITLNLAPIYPKTDSVNDQLAANNADGYSNRWFLDPVFKGSYPVDMMNLFSKYVHSYDFIQKGDLEIISTECDFFGINYYSRGIVEFSAANDFLTKGAHSDYEKTGMGWDIAPDEFKDLIRRLRNEYTNLPIFITENGAAYDDQLVEGKVHDEKRTEYIEKHLQAVYELNEEGMNIQGYFLWSLLDNFEWSFGYDKRFGIIYVNYETQERIWKDSALWYADVVKNRGTVLPIDA from the coding sequence ATGAAATTCGATAAAACATTTACGTTTGGTACCGCAACATCTTCTTATCAAATCGAAGGGGCTCATAATGAAGGTGGAAGAACCCCTTCCATTTGGGACGTGTTCTGTGATGAGCCGGGAAAAGTACATGAACAACATAATGGGAATGTCGCATGTGATCATTACAATCGCTACGAAGAAGACATTCAAATTATAAAAAAGCTCGGGGTTGATTCTTATCGCTTTTCAATCGCCTGGCCTCGTATTTTCCCTGCAAAGGGTGAGTATAATCCGGAAGGAATGGCGTTCTATAAAACGCTGGCAAGAAGGTTGAAGGAAGAAGGAATCAAGCCAGCTGTCACGTTGTATCACTGGGATCTCCCAATGTGGGCACATGAAGAAGGGGGTTGGGTGAACCGGGATTCAGTGGACTGGTTCCTTGAGTATGCAGAAACTTGCTTCCGTGAGCTTGATGGGCTGGTTGACTCTTGGATCACCCATAACGAACCGTGGTGTGCAGGTTTCTTAGGATATCATCAGGGGGTTCATGCACCAGGTCATACGAACCTTGATGAAGCTGTCCGGGCAGTCCATCATATGCTCCTTTCACATGGCAGAGCTGTTAATATGCTAAAGCAAGATTTCAATTCGAAGACACCGATCGGGATTACATTGAACCTAGCCCCGATCTATCCGAAAACGGATTCAGTCAATGATCAACTTGCCGCAAACAATGCTGATGGTTATTCGAATCGATGGTTCCTCGATCCAGTGTTCAAGGGTAGCTATCCTGTCGATATGATGAATTTGTTTTCTAAATATGTGCACTCCTATGATTTCATCCAAAAAGGTGACCTAGAAATCATTTCAACGGAGTGTGACTTCTTTGGAATCAATTATTACAGCCGTGGAATCGTCGAATTTAGTGCAGCTAATGACTTTTTGACAAAAGGAGCTCATTCCGATTATGAAAAGACGGGTATGGGCTGGGATATCGCACCAGATGAATTTAAAGACCTGATTAGACGATTAAGAAACGAGTATACGAACCTCCCTATTTTCATCACGGAAAATGGAGCGGCGTATGATGATCAACTCGTAGAAGGTAAAGTGCATGACGAAAAGAGAACTGAGTATATCGAAAAGCACCTTCAAGCGGTTTATGAGTTGAATGAAGAAGGAATGAACATCCAAGGTTATTTCCTTTGGTCTCTCCTTGATAATTTCGAGTGGAGCTTTGGGTATGATAAACGGTTCGGAATCATTTATGTGAATTATGAAACCCAAGAACGAATCTGGAAAGATAGTGCGCTATGGTATGCCGATGTCGTCAAGAATAGAGGGACAGTCCTTCCCATTGATGCATAA
- a CDS encoding ABC transporter substrate-binding protein — MKKIAGLLMSLVLVIGVFAGCSNKETSGDGKDGKKVDLKVWSFTDELKKPIKTFEEKNGVKVELTIVPIADYPTKLKPVLESGVGAPDVFTGEIAFLKQWVDAGYWENLSEKPYNVDELAENYVPYVFDLGKDKDGNVRALSWQTTPGGLYYKRSIAKEVLGTDDPDEVGNMLSSMDKVFDVAEKMKEKGYRMFPDEGSIRWFSQGDNPKPWVNENNEIQLTEQKIAFLDTAKKLRESSYTALAPEWSPSWFEAMDKPITVKENGKETKTEVFSYVLPTWGLHSVLKTNVEDSSGDWAVTNGPSPYFWGGTWLGVYNKSKNKELAYDFVKMMTQDDEFLTDWAKETGDVLSYLPVTNEIKDDFSDEFLGGQNNYKFFLDQAKSIEPGIVTKYDQQLDTFYGNAVQEYVDGKKTKEEAIKEFYRKAQNAYPDLKIPNK; from the coding sequence ATGAAAAAAATAGCAGGTCTATTAATGTCACTTGTTTTAGTAATTGGGGTGTTTGCAGGTTGTTCCAATAAGGAAACGTCTGGAGACGGTAAAGACGGTAAGAAAGTGGACTTGAAGGTTTGGTCCTTTACGGACGAATTGAAAAAGCCGATTAAGACGTTCGAAGAAAAAAATGGAGTAAAGGTTGAACTGACCATTGTCCCTATTGCCGATTATCCTACAAAACTGAAGCCTGTATTGGAAAGCGGAGTGGGTGCACCGGACGTTTTTACTGGAGAAATTGCGTTTCTGAAACAGTGGGTTGATGCAGGATACTGGGAAAACCTATCGGAAAAACCTTATAACGTGGATGAGTTAGCAGAGAACTATGTGCCTTACGTATTCGATTTAGGAAAAGACAAGGATGGGAATGTCAGAGCATTGTCATGGCAAACCACTCCTGGTGGACTTTACTACAAGCGAAGCATCGCGAAGGAAGTACTAGGTACGGATGATCCTGACGAAGTAGGTAACATGCTTTCTTCAATGGATAAGGTCTTTGACGTAGCAGAAAAGATGAAAGAAAAAGGTTACCGAATGTTCCCGGATGAGGGATCAATCAGATGGTTCTCACAAGGCGACAATCCGAAGCCATGGGTAAACGAGAATAACGAAATTCAGCTTACGGAACAGAAGATTGCGTTCTTAGATACTGCTAAGAAACTACGTGAAAGCAGTTATACCGCTCTAGCTCCTGAATGGTCTCCTTCATGGTTTGAGGCGATGGATAAGCCGATCACTGTAAAGGAAAATGGAAAGGAAACCAAAACAGAAGTATTCTCATATGTTCTTCCAACTTGGGGTCTTCACAGTGTACTTAAAACAAATGTAGAAGATTCTTCTGGAGACTGGGCTGTAACAAATGGTCCGAGTCCTTACTTCTGGGGTGGTACATGGCTAGGTGTTTATAACAAATCGAAGAATAAAGAGCTTGCTTACGATTTCGTGAAGATGATGACCCAAGACGATGAATTCTTGACAGATTGGGCGAAAGAGACAGGAGATGTCCTTTCTTACCTGCCTGTAACAAATGAAATCAAAGATGACTTCAGTGATGAATTCCTTGGTGGTCAGAACAATTATAAATTCTTCCTTGATCAAGCGAAGAGTATCGAGCCAGGTATTGTTACGAAGTACGACCAACAGCTTGATACCTTCTATGGAAATGCAGTTCAAGAATATGTAGATGGAAAGAAAACGAAAGAAGAAGCCATCAAAGAATTTTACAGAAAAGCACAAAATGCTTACCCGGATTTGAAAATCCCTAATAAGTAA
- a CDS encoding carbohydrate binding domain-containing protein: MRKALFVFLTGLLVLSSAVTVTAESRESKKENRSENVKHVPFNPVATKGKIHGTTRIKANVPDGLHLAAKISHQPIKAEVGQAVPEDRTVTNPYKSGMNLSGVDAGVNKYVMVYLVNENQEIIDFQQLVLTKNDIREESWNIVWEDDFNGDEINRDKWNFVQGGGGYGNNELQNYTDREKNARVSNGSLVIEAHKESYGGNEYTSAKLTTQNKGDWTYGRYEIRAKLPKGQGMWPAIWMMPTDYDLYSGWPASGEIDIMELLGHDPDTVYGTLHYGTPWKNTGASYDLPKGDFSEEFHTFTLDWEPGEFRWYVDGILFAKQNDWYTKNENEAAPYTYPAPFDRDFYLQLNLAVGGNWPGYPDETTVFPNQMMVDYVKVYELDGEYREAGTRPVKEEAVSNLRPPIDGNYVYNGTFDSGLDYWDFQPFEPENLFGGEGTATVQNGEVKIEIQKPGDQPWAVQFVQPSIPMEQGERYKLSFEARSSGDRDMSINISGPDRGYSRYLSDKNVSLSSVDKTYTFEFEMENNTDPNARIEFNMGQGSDLPIWIDNVTLVKLPKDPNASKKVLPSGNYIYNGTFDQGENRMIFWNLDLEDKVKANASVNEEVYMREVKVDIKKSFKLEDVRLTQDKLDMEKGVYVLTFDAKSSEDRDMGVRVRNESGNANLAYEDNIALTTEMKTYQLTLRMNDSDPKSVFEFLLGGSRSAVTIDNVKMKRVSPPVVLDGMTKIEAEDFQDMYGVQVGGDGSSVGWIDEGDWLQYAVDVKEGGTYVVHYNVASGRDGGSVTLLSKMGNIYNGTLGTGVIPLEEADERTTINVPQTGGWGTWKTFTDTIELSEGLQTLQIYAPNVNLDWITFVPESEAKDSIVKNGDFSNGDIHWATWWGDQWSGVAEGDAKVVDGKMQIDVLKTGYQPYSPQLFQENLFLEQGKTYEISFDAKSTTARPMNLQIGEPLTSDPWFIPFADTSTFFIGEEMDSYTVRFVMNHQTSMNGKLVFELGAINGESVPATITFDNVKITAVDPTVK, translated from the coding sequence ATGCGTAAAGCCTTGTTTGTATTTTTAACTGGTCTGCTTGTGCTTAGTTCTGCTGTAACCGTCACTGCCGAAAGTAGAGAAAGCAAGAAGGAAAACAGGAGTGAAAACGTGAAACATGTGCCTTTCAATCCAGTCGCCACAAAAGGAAAGATACATGGTACAACGAGGATCAAAGCAAACGTTCCGGATGGATTGCATCTTGCAGCAAAGATCTCACATCAACCGATAAAAGCTGAAGTCGGACAAGCTGTACCCGAAGATCGAACCGTAACCAACCCCTATAAATCTGGAATGAATCTATCAGGGGTAGATGCGGGAGTAAATAAATATGTCATGGTTTATTTGGTGAATGAAAATCAAGAGATCATTGATTTTCAGCAATTGGTTTTAACCAAAAACGACATTCGAGAAGAAAGCTGGAACATCGTCTGGGAAGATGATTTCAACGGAGATGAGATCAACCGCGATAAATGGAACTTTGTTCAGGGTGGTGGCGGCTACGGAAATAATGAGCTGCAGAACTATACAGACAGGGAGAAAAACGCACGAGTGAGCAATGGTTCTTTAGTGATTGAAGCCCATAAAGAAAGCTATGGAGGCAATGAATATACGTCAGCGAAGCTCACCACTCAAAATAAGGGTGATTGGACGTATGGCCGTTACGAGATACGTGCAAAGCTTCCAAAGGGTCAGGGAATGTGGCCGGCGATTTGGATGATGCCGACGGATTATGATCTTTATTCGGGTTGGCCGGCTTCTGGTGAGATCGACATCATGGAGCTTTTGGGTCATGACCCTGATACCGTTTATGGAACATTACATTATGGCACGCCATGGAAGAACACCGGCGCCTCTTATGACCTTCCAAAAGGAGATTTTTCTGAGGAGTTCCACACATTCACGCTGGATTGGGAGCCTGGGGAGTTCCGCTGGTATGTAGATGGCATCCTCTTCGCAAAACAAAATGATTGGTATACGAAAAATGAGAACGAGGCTGCTCCATACACGTATCCAGCTCCTTTTGATCGGGATTTTTACTTGCAGTTGAATTTGGCTGTGGGAGGGAATTGGCCAGGATATCCGGATGAGACGACCGTCTTCCCGAACCAGATGATGGTGGATTATGTGAAAGTCTATGAGCTTGACGGTGAATACCGTGAAGCAGGGACTCGTCCAGTAAAAGAGGAAGCGGTCAGTAATTTAAGACCGCCAATCGATGGAAACTACGTCTACAATGGAACATTTGATTCTGGTCTCGACTATTGGGATTTCCAACCTTTTGAACCGGAAAACTTATTTGGTGGAGAAGGAACGGCAACGGTACAAAATGGTGAAGTGAAGATCGAAATTCAAAAACCTGGTGATCAGCCATGGGCGGTCCAGTTCGTCCAACCATCCATTCCAATGGAACAAGGTGAGCGATATAAGCTTTCTTTTGAGGCACGATCTAGTGGGGACCGTGATATGAGCATCAATATTTCAGGGCCTGATCGTGGGTATTCAAGGTACTTATCTGACAAAAATGTTTCTCTTTCATCCGTTGATAAAACCTACACCTTCGAATTTGAAATGGAGAATAACACAGATCCAAATGCTCGAATCGAATTCAACATGGGGCAAGGATCGGATCTTCCGATTTGGATTGATAATGTCACCCTTGTTAAGCTGCCGAAGGATCCGAACGCATCCAAAAAAGTGTTGCCATCAGGTAATTACATTTACAATGGGACATTTGACCAGGGTGAAAACCGCATGATTTTCTGGAACCTGGATCTCGAAGATAAGGTGAAAGCGAACGCATCTGTAAACGAAGAGGTTTATATGCGTGAAGTGAAAGTGGACATCAAGAAATCTTTCAAATTGGAAGACGTCCGTCTTACCCAGGATAAGCTGGATATGGAGAAGGGTGTCTATGTTCTTACCTTTGACGCAAAATCCTCGGAGGATCGTGATATGGGTGTCCGTGTACGAAATGAAAGTGGGAATGCAAATTTAGCTTATGAAGACAACATAGCGTTGACTACAGAGATGAAAACGTATCAACTGACACTACGGATGAATGATTCAGATCCGAAGAGTGTCTTCGAGTTTCTGTTAGGCGGCTCTCGTTCTGCTGTAACCATCGACAATGTCAAAATGAAGCGTGTTTCTCCTCCAGTTGTCTTGGATGGAATGACGAAGATTGAGGCAGAAGATTTTCAGGATATGTATGGTGTACAAGTAGGTGGAGATGGCAGCAGTGTTGGTTGGATTGATGAAGGTGATTGGCTACAGTACGCAGTCGATGTGAAGGAAGGCGGTACTTATGTCGTCCATTACAATGTGGCATCAGGACGAGATGGTGGGAGCGTAACGCTGTTAAGTAAGATGGGGAATATATACAACGGTACCCTTGGCACGGGAGTAATTCCTCTTGAAGAGGCAGATGAACGGACTACTATCAACGTACCTCAAACAGGTGGCTGGGGTACATGGAAGACGTTCACCGATACGATTGAATTAAGTGAGGGGCTGCAAACCCTCCAAATCTATGCCCCTAATGTGAATTTGGATTGGATCACGTTCGTTCCCGAAAGCGAAGCAAAAGACTCAATCGTGAAAAATGGAGATTTTTCAAATGGTGATATCCACTGGGCAACTTGGTGGGGAGATCAATGGAGCGGTGTAGCTGAAGGTGACGCGAAGGTTGTAGATGGAAAGATGCAGATCGATGTTCTGAAAACAGGATATCAACCATACAGCCCTCAACTTTTTCAGGAAAACCTATTTTTGGAGCAAGGAAAAACATATGAGATTTCGTTTGATGCAAAATCTACTACGGCGAGACCTATGAATCTCCAGATTGGAGAACCACTGACTTCAGACCCGTGGTTCATTCCATTTGCTGATACGAGTACGTTTTTCATAGGAGAAGAGATGGATTCCTATACGGTTCGTTTTGTCATGAATCATCAGACTTCGATGAATGGAAAGCTTGTATTTGAATTAGGTGCGATCAACGGTGAGTCTGTACCAGCGACGATCACATTCGATAATGTGAAAATAACAGCCGTAGATCCTACAGTAAAATAA
- a CDS encoding LacI family DNA-binding transcriptional regulator, producing the protein MITIYDLAKKTGFSSTTVSKALNNYPDVSEKTKKAILQTAADMGYLPNSHAQSLSTKKSWTIGVMFSEDNEVGMKHPFFNAIIESFRKHVEKEGYDLIIASRNLRNRDTSYLEHFLYRGVDGIIVICSDPKDPQVQEMTKGNIPIVVIDMSNQNCSVVLSDNLSGAEQAINYLYSLGHTKIAHISGDPTTHAGKVRIEGYIQAMEKLGLPFNEAYLVNGGLFSIQEGKVAMGKLLDLNDPPTAVFIAGDHMAIGAMEAAKSRGIRIPEDISIVGYDDIEMARYVTPKLTTVRQDTDVLGVRSAKMLIKQIVQGKKIVTEEVIPVKLIERESCKAL; encoded by the coding sequence ATGATTACAATCTATGACCTAGCAAAAAAAACAGGATTTTCGAGTACGACAGTCTCTAAAGCACTGAATAATTACCCTGATGTTAGTGAGAAGACGAAAAAAGCGATTCTTCAGACAGCTGCAGACATGGGGTACTTACCAAATTCACATGCTCAATCTCTTTCCACGAAGAAATCTTGGACAATCGGCGTCATGTTTTCAGAAGACAATGAAGTCGGGATGAAGCATCCATTCTTCAACGCAATTATTGAAAGTTTCCGTAAGCATGTCGAGAAAGAAGGTTATGATCTTATCATCGCCTCAAGAAACCTTCGTAACAGAGACACGAGTTACCTTGAACACTTTCTTTATCGCGGGGTCGATGGAATTATCGTCATTTGTTCAGATCCGAAAGATCCACAAGTACAAGAAATGACCAAAGGTAACATTCCAATTGTCGTAATCGACATGAGCAATCAGAATTGCAGTGTTGTCCTTTCTGACAACCTTTCTGGAGCTGAACAAGCTATCAATTACTTATACTCACTAGGGCATACAAAGATTGCTCACATATCAGGAGACCCGACAACCCATGCTGGAAAGGTAAGAATTGAAGGATACATACAGGCTATGGAAAAACTAGGATTACCTTTTAATGAAGCCTACCTTGTGAATGGTGGATTATTCTCCATTCAGGAAGGTAAAGTCGCAATGGGAAAACTGCTTGATTTAAATGATCCGCCTACCGCTGTATTCATAGCAGGGGACCATATGGCAATAGGAGCGATGGAAGCTGCTAAATCAAGAGGAATCAGAATCCCGGAAGACATTTCAATTGTAGGGTACGATGATATTGAAATGGCTAGATATGTCACTCCAAAACTGACAACGGTTCGACAAGATACGGATGTCCTTGGAGTACGTTCAGCCAAGATGTTGATTAAACAAATTGTTCAAGGCAAGAAAATTGTCACTGAGGAAGTTATTCCAGTGAAACTGATAGAGAGAGAATCTTGTAAAGCTCTATAA